From the genome of Chryseobacterium sp. 7:
CTCTTCAGGGCTATATAGAAAGCAGAAAAAAATTATCGGATGCTGGTTCGCTGGGAGGATTAGGTTATGATGATCTGTTTTATCTTTTAGAACTTGTTATAAAAAATGACCCTAAGGCTAATTGTTTTATAAAAGGTAGTCTGTCACACTGGCAGGGCTTACCAGAATCAAAGAGCCTTTTTAAGGCCTCACCACATTGTGGGCTTCCTATAGGAAACCTTACATCTCAGCTTTTTAGTAATGTATACCTTAATGATTTTGATCATTATATAAAAGAATCTTTGGGTGTAGAATATTACGGAAGATATGTGAACTTCCTACAAAAAAGTGGACAAATTTCCTTAGCCCCTATGCTGCGATTTTAAATTTGTTAATAATAAGTTGATTAAATTCTAATATTGTTCTATTTTCCAGATGCTTATGTCTTCTGTGAGTATTATAGAATCCTTCTATGTATTCAAATATTGAAAGTTCAGCCTGTTTTTTGGTTTCATATCTATTCTGATAAATAGTCATTCCTTAAGAAATGCTATTTTCTAATTTATTTTTAAACATAGAATTAGAAAATAGGATAATTTGTATTTGATAAAAAAATAAACTCAATTCTTTTTTCAGTATTTCCATCATTTTCTTCATATTCCAGGCGGTTGCTGATAATAATGCATTGATTTGTGGCCCCATTTCTCCCATGAAATAATTTTGAGCCAGCCTAAAATCCGTCTTTAAGTGTCCGATGATAGGTTCGATCGCTGCTCTAGTTCTGAATTTCTTGCGTTTTATTTGTTTTTGATAAGCGGTGTCTGTTTTTCTTGGAGTGCTTGGAATAGAGATTTTTACGCCTTTGATCTCCGATTTTCCTCTGCCACCTCGATCGTAAACGAGTTCTTTTGGAAGTTGCTGACCACTGTTTTCCATTTGCTCCAGAAGCGGCTCAATGGTGTGACCATCGTATGGTGTTTGTAAAAATGCCTTAATCCCAAGAATGATTTTTTTGCCTTTGCCCGAGGTCGTTATCAAGCCCACCTTATTTCCAAATTCATACTGTTTATGAGCTTTTCCTTTCGCAATACATCGGGTAAATGGTTTGTGAATGCTGTAAATTTTATCGGTATCGTTTCTTTTTTGAGTAACCGCTTTGGCGTAAAGTGTCAGTGTATTTTTGTAAAACTCTTTCTGTTCTGCCGTAAAATTGCGTTCCAGTTCTCGTATCAGCCTCATGGCGATGGTTTTTAATTGTCTTTGTGACTTTCTTGCCATTTTAGCTCGCTTAGGATGTTTGCCGTTGTAGGTGTTGCGAACCAGTCGTTTGCTGACTTTCGTGTAGCGCTGTCTCTGCTTTAGGCCTTCTTTTTCGGCTATTTTGTTGCAATAATCAATTACTTTTTTACACAATTTCGCATCCGTAGGAAAAGTAGTGTTATTCTCTTGAACCGTGGTATCTGACAAAACAAAATGTGAAGTATTGACCTTTGCATCATGCATCCTTACACTGTAGGCAAAGATTTTTTCAATACCGTTTTCGCCAATTCTTTTTCGGAAATGCACAAAATTACTTGGGTCACACGGGAATTCATGTTCAAAGAAAACTCTTCCGCAAAAATACTGCATGTAAGGATTCATAATCCACGCTGAGGCAAGGGTTTCATCGCCCAAATTGTACAGGTGCTTCAAAAGAAGGCAGCCCACCATAAACCGAATCGGATGACTTGGATTGCCTACTTTAGAATACAATGGAGAAAATTCTTTCTCGAAATAATTCCAATCAATTTTTTCTGAAAGCAATACAAGTTCGTGCTTCTCATCAATAAAATCCACCAACATCGGGCGAAATAATTCTGGCAGTTTTTCTGGATTTTTTCCCAACATATTTGCAAGGTTTTAAAGCTCTAAAATACAAAAACCTGCAAGAAAAAACAAATGAATCAATATTTAGAATACTAATATCCAATGTTTTAAATGTATTTTAAGGAGTGACTAAATAAGTTCCATTTTCAGGGTTTTAAAGAAACTTTCAGCCACTGCATTATCCCAGCAATTCCCTTTCCTGCTCATACTTCTAATAATTTGTTTGTTTTTTCCGACCATAGATACAAAATCCTTACAGGCATATTGAACCCCTCTGTCAGAATGGAAAATGAGTGAATCCGTTTTCATTAATGGACGATTGGAAAGAGCCATTTTAAAAGCAGCCATACTCGTATCTTTAGCATACATGGTAGAACTCAGAGACCATCCAATTACTTTTCTATCAAATAAATCTATTACAGTGGTAAGATACAACCAACCCTGTTTGGTTCTGATGTAAGTGATATCCGATACCCAGGCAGAATTGGGTTTGTCCACCGAAAAATTTCTGTTCAAATGATTTTCCACAACAGGATATTTATGGGATGAATCGGTAGTCACCTTAAATTTCCTTTTCAATATACTTCGTAATGAATGCTTCTTCATCAGTCTTGCTACTCGCTGTTGAGAGGCTTTTATTCCCAATGATTCCAGTTCTTTAGCTATTCTGGGACTGCCATACCTGCCTTTATAAAGAGCATAAATTTTCTTGATTTCATCACTCAACATTTGATTATACAATGTTCTTTTTGATGGAATCCCAGCAAGCCATTTATAATATGAACTTCTGCTCACTCTTAGTACTTTACACATCTTTTCAACAGGAAATATAGTTGTATGAGATTCTATAAAAAGATATTTTACCTGCCGCTCCTGGAAAAGATGCTTACCGCCTTTTTTAAGATTTCATGCTCCAATTTTATGTCAGCAAGCTCTTTGTTAAGGCGGATAATTTCCAGCTCTTCCTTGCTCTTTTCCTTTATGGTAGATGCTCCTGTCAATTTTCCTGATTTAAACTCCTTGCTCCAACGCTTGATATTGTCTGGATTCACTCCAAGCTCTCTTCCTAAAGAGGTCATACTGCATCCTCTCTCTTCTAATAATTCCAATGTCTTGAGTTTAAACTCTAAACTGTAATTCTTTCTCCTGTTTTTCATGTCTTAAAGATAGAGCATGGGGGCTTAGCTTTTGTGTCCACCCAAAGGTAGTAACTCCATACAATAGAGGGGTTTTGGTCTATCTTAAAAAGAGGTATCGTTGGAATCTATCATTTTACCTCTAAAAAACATTTACAGATGTATGTAGATGAGTTTGTTTTCAGATACAATACACGTAAACAGACAACCGAAAACAGATTCAACCTATTACTATCAAATTTAGAAAACAAATTAACTTACAAAACATTAATAGGCCCAGTGACCACATAGGCGTTCAAAATGGCCAACTTTTTTGAATGTATGAATTTCTTATCCTAAATTAGATAAGAAAAATAATGAAACAAATATGGAATGAAGAAGAGCTAGCACAATATTGGTCTCTTATCTACGAAGAGTTGGAGCTTCTTAAGACTAAGCCACAGAAGCATCACTTGATCTTTTGTATGCAATTGAAATACTATAAGAATTATGGTGCTTTTCCAGAAAATGGAAAAGATATCAGTGAGATTCCTCTACAATATATTTCAGAACAGTTAGATATTTCTGATAATATATTTTCCTATGAATGGGAGAGTAGAACGGCAAGAAGGCATAGACAGGAGATTCTCACATTCTTAAAAATAAGAAAGTTGCGAGTATGATTGAAGGAGTTCTTAGACATTGTACAGAAATGTCGATTGATAAACAGTATGTTGATACGCATGGACAAAGTGAAGTTGCATTTGCCTTCAGTTATTTATTAGGATTTAATTTAATGCCCAGGCTTAAAAACATAGCAAAACAAAAACTGTATATCCCGGATATTGGCCTGGCGGATAACTTTCAAAATTTGTCTCCTATACTAACAAGACCTATCAACTGGGAACTTATTGCACAGCAATATGATCAAATGGTACAGTACACCACAGCATTAAAGCAGGGAACTGCCGATCCGGAAGCTATATTAAGACGTTTTACAAAAGGAAATATTACCCATCCAACATATAGAGCATTATCAGAACTTGGAAAAGCTATAAAAACGATATTTCTTTGTGAATATCTTGAAAAAGAAGAGTTACGCAGAGAGATCCACGAAGGTTTAAACGTTGTTGAAAACTGGAATTCTGCCAACTCATTTATATTTTTTGGCAAGGGAGGTGAAGTAGCAGCCAACAGGCTAGAGGATCAAGAACTTTCCGTTCTATCCTTACATCTGGTTCAGATCTGTCTTGTATATGTAAATACATTGATGATTCAGCAAATAGTATCTGCTGAAGAGTGGAAACATGTATTGACACAAGAAGATTACCGGGCGCTTTCCCCTTTAATATATGCTCATGTAAATCCATATGGAGTTTTTGAACTTAACATGAATGAACGGTTAAGCATTACAGGTAGCTAGTTTATTTTAAGTGTACCTATGATGAACTACCATTACGCTAGTGCATTAATCTGAAAATTGAATGTATATTGCACTAGATTAAAGAAACCATTTAAAATGAACTAACCTATGAGAATGTACGCCTATTTAAGAGCATCTACCAAAGAACAGGATCCCCTGAGAGCAAAAGATAGTTTGTTAGAATTTGCAAAATCCCTGAAGGTGAAAATTTCAGCCTGGTTTATTGAAAATGAATCCGGTGTAAAGCTTCAACGTCCGGAACTTTTCAGGCTTCTGGAAACGGCAGAACCAGGAGACGCAATTTTAATTGAGCAAATTGATAGAATCACCAGGTTATCTGAAGGGGATTGGCACAAATTAAAATCTATCATACTCGATAACCGTATAAAAATAATATCTCTGGATCTGCCTACCAGTCATTCTTTTGCTAATATAGATGATGAATTTCAAAGATGGGTTTTGTCAGCTGTCAATGCAATGATGCTCGATATTCTTGCTGCGACAGCAAGAAAGGATTATACAGACAGGAGACGTAGACAAGCTGATGGAGTAGTAAAAGCTAAAGATGAAGGGAAATATAAAGGAAGGCCAGAAAATGTAGAGCTGCATAAAAAGATTCAGAGCTTATTAGATGTTGGAAAAAGTTATAGCGAAATCCAGTTTCTGTTAGGATGCTCTAGGCACACTATTTCTAAGGTGAAGAATAGAAAGATTTAAAAGTTGGCCATTTTGAACGCCTATGTGGTCACTGGGCCTAATATATGGTTAAAAACAAGATTATTCACGAAGGAGAAATAACGTTAGGTGATGTTATTATTCCTTGTTATGTATTAGAAGATGGGACAAGAGTTCTTTCTGGATACGCTATGCAAAACGCATTAAATCTGCAAGAAGAAGCAGATAATAGATCAGGAACAAGACTGGCCAGATACTTAGGTCAAAAATCTCTTGAACCCTTTATTTACAGGGGTAAAGAGCATGGCCATTATGATCCTATTGAATGCTATAAAGGTACTCAAAAAATAAATGGATACGAAGCTACTGTTTTAGCAGATATTTGCGATGCCTTTTTAGAGCCTGTTTAAATTTTATTGAGTAATAATTTTATAGCGGATAATTTGGTCATATTTTCGGAAGACTCATGCAGTAGTTCATAGTTCCTACAAAGCCTTCTGTCATTATCAAACCAAGCAAAAGTTCTTTCTATTACCCATCGTTTACTTACGGGTTTAAACTCTTTTTTAGCTTGTTTTTCTTTATCCCGACTTACCACTTTTACCAGGTATGAATAAAGGCTATGAGCTTTATCTAGAAAATCTCCTCTATAGCCTGCATCAGCAAGAATACACTTGAAATTCATCAGCTCTTCCCTGAGTAATCTAAGCAAAAGCAATCCAGCCTTACTATCATGAATATTGGCTACACAAACCATCACTGCGATTAAAAATCCATTCTTATCTACTAGCACATGGCGTTTTATTCCTTTTATTTTCTTATTTCCATCTACGCCATGAAGACCTCTATTATTGCCCCAGCGTACACTTTGGCTATCCATTATTCCTAAGGAGGCTTCTGCTCGCTGACCCTTTTTTATACGAACTTTCATTCGTAGCTTTTCTAGAATTAAGTCAAAATATCCCAACTCCGTCCAACGGATATAATAGTAATAAACCAATTGCCATTTGGGGAAATCTTTAGGAAGCATACGCCACTGGCAACCTGTTTTTATCAAATACATTAAGGAGTTCCAAATCAAAAGAAGAGGATATTTTCTCTTTCTCTCTTTTAGGTTCATCGTTTTCTTTATATATTGCCACTGGTTTTCAGTTAAATCGGTTGGGTATTTCATTTTTTTTTTTCAAATATCCAACCTCTGAAAGCCTCTTAACAAAATTTTCTACGAAAATTTAAACAGGCTCTTAGAAGCAAGAAAAGAAATCAAACTATCATCAAGACAAAAAATAATTGCAGACCAATGCGAAATTCTAATTAGAGGATTTGCTCGTGTAGGAATTATTGCGTTAATTGATGAAGCTACAGGCTATCAATATGACAGAGAAAGGTTTGAGTTACAAAAAATTCTAAATGCCTATATTTCTGATGAAATTTTAAGATGGCAATTAACATTTACGGATGATTTTTATAAGCAAGTTTTTAGATTATGGAACTTGCCTTTTATCCCAAAATATATTAAAAACAAGCCTTCATTTATAGGAAAATTAACCACAAAATATATCTATGAGGGGTTGCCAAAAGGGATAATTTCCAAAATAAAAGAAAATGCAGGCAAAACTGAAAAAGGAAATTGGAAATACAAATGGCATCAAACATTAACTCCTGAAATAGGGAGAGAACATCTTAAGAAACAAATCATACAAGTTACAACCTTGATGGAAGTGTCTGAATCAAAAGAACAGTTTAATGCATTATTTCAGCAAAAATACAATAAAAAACCAGTCCAATTACAATTAGAGTTTGATGAAGAGCCAGAACGCCCAATGAAACTTTCTGATTTTAATAAAAAACTAAAAAAAGGTTTAGACTATAACCCAAAAGATGAGGACGAAGAAGATGACGAATCAGAATTAGTATAAAAACAATCCCCAACGAAAGAAGGGGATTAATTTTTGGAAAAGTTTGTGTAAAATTGTATTTAGTTACCATAAAATTTTACATCAATTACAATATTATTATCAAAATAAACGTATAAGAAATAATACTCAATAATTGATTTCTTTAATTTGTATAACCAACGATCGGAATGAGAATAGTTACAATAGTAGTTACCAAATTCCTTAAAGACTTCCTGATCAGATTTTCCAATTAAATAAAGATAGTCTTCTCTTTTCATAGAACGATATAAATTATTTGTATTCCAAAATTTCCTGAAGAGAAGCTGATTTTAAAAGAATGTTTCCTGATGCATCAAGCAAAACCATTGTAGGAGTACCTACTACACCATAATTAACAAAGTTTGGTCCTTTCATTCCTTCAAGGTCACAGAATGCATCTTGTTTCCATGGAAATAAATCAGCTTTACTTTTAAAAACTTTTTCATCTGTATCCGCAGAAATAGATATAATACGGATGTTATTTTTTTCAGGTATTCATAGTTTCCCGGGAGCTGCCCAAGAAGATTTTCACATGGACCACAACCGGATTCATAGAACACCAGAAGAGTTTTTGAATATCCTTTTGTAGCCATATCAGCAGAACTTATGGTCTGTACATCATGATTGTGATCTTCACTCTTTCCTATATGATGAGTAAAAATGAGATCTGGCGCCTTGGTTCCAATGGCACCCTTTTTATAAACGGCCAGAGGCCCATCAAAGTTGGTCATTTTCCCAGAAGAAAGAACCCATGGGGCAATAGCTCCAATATACTGATCTTTACCCTGTTGAGTAAGATAGTAAGTAGTACGCTCCACAAAATCCGTATACTGTTTGTTATTATCTAGCTTTTGGGTGATTCGAGAGAAATCTTCTACGAAACGGTAAGGATCCTGCAGCACCTGCGTATGGATGCTTACCCATGCAGAGATTACGTTAGCCCAGTATCCGGAGGTATAGAGCACCTCCGGATCCATCTGGGTGGCTATGTAACCTGCGATATTGGCGGCCTTCTGGGCTTCATTATCAAAGATCTCTGTGCCTATGCCCTGGGTAGTATTGATGATGCGAATAAGCTCTTTGGCATAGTCCGGGTCTTTACCCAGGGAAGCCTGGAAGCTTTTGTAGCTTCTCTTCTGTACATCATACTCCTGCAGAAAGACTGGGAAGCTTTTGTCTGTTTTGGGATAGGATCGTGTGGCCTGTAGCATGGCATCATGCCGGGCTAAGATGCCATGCTGCTCTTTATAAAGATCATTGAGCTCCTTGTTCTGTGCATTGCCTTTGTAGATAATGTTTTTCTCTGTAGGAAGTGCCTCCTGGCAGCTTACAGAGAAGTCTCTGCCGGGGATGAGCATATCTAGCCCCCCTCCATCTTTGCTATTGGTAATGAGCCAACGACTCATGCCTGTGTAGGGGGCATATTCTTTGGGAATCTGGAGGGCAAATTTCCCGTTGGCGGGTATGGTACCCTGTAGAATGGTCTGCTGCTTATCTCCCTGGAAGATCACAAAATCGTAGGTCTTACCAGCAAAATAGGGGAAATTCATGTTTATTTTCTGGGCTTGAGACCAGCAGCAGAGGCTGCATAGGATAAGAGAGATTATCTTTTTTTTCATAGTTGCTTTTTATAATGCAAATGGGTAGAGTATTATTTTGTTTAAATTTTTACTGAAAAAACCGTACTTGTCAAAAACTGCGGGCGCATTCTTATGAAGTAAAGTATACCGTAAACGGTAGGTTTTGTAATGTGACATAAGTCCTAAATAAGAGTTGAGTACAGCTCTCATATTTCTTAGGTCTTCCGCAGTAATATGGGGCTTCTCTTCTATCTGTTTTTTATAAGTATATATAGTCATTCCTTAAGAAATGCTATTTTCTAATTTATTTTTAAACATAGAATTAGAA
Proteins encoded in this window:
- a CDS encoding P63C domain-containing protein, which codes for MLNAYISDEILRWQLTFTDDFYKQVFRLWNLPFIPKYIKNKPSFIGKLTTKYIYEGLPKGIISKIKENAGKTEKGNWKYKWHQTLTPEIGREHLKKQIIQVTTLMEVSESKEQFNALFQQKYNKKPVQLQLEFDEEPERPMKLSDFNKKLKKGLDYNPKDEDEEDDESELV
- a CDS encoding IS3 family transposase, whose product is MTIYQNRYETKKQAELSIFEYIEGFYNTHRRHKHLENRTILEFNQLIINKFKIAA
- a CDS encoding IS5 family transposase, with translation MLGKNPEKLPELFRPMLVDFIDEKHELVLLSEKIDWNYFEKEFSPLYSKVGNPSHPIRFMVGCLLLKHLYNLGDETLASAWIMNPYMQYFCGRVFFEHEFPCDPSNFVHFRKRIGENGIEKIFAYSVRMHDAKVNTSHFVLSDTTVQENNTTFPTDAKLCKKVIDYCNKIAEKEGLKQRQRYTKVSKRLVRNTYNGKHPKRAKMARKSQRQLKTIAMRLIRELERNFTAEQKEFYKNTLTLYAKAVTQKRNDTDKIYSIHKPFTRCIAKGKAHKQYEFGNKVGLITTSGKGKKIILGIKAFLQTPYDGHTIEPLLEQMENSGQQLPKELVYDRGGRGKSEIKGVKISIPSTPRKTDTAYQKQIKRKKFRTRAAIEPIIGHLKTDFRLAQNYFMGEMGPQINALLSATAWNMKKMMEILKKELSLFFYQIQIILFSNSMFKNKLENSIS
- a CDS encoding alkyl hydroperoxide reductase; protein product: MKKKIISLILCSLCCWSQAQKINMNFPYFAGKTYDFVIFQGDKQQTILQGTIPANGKFALQIPKEYAPYTGMSRWLITNSKDGGGLDMLIPGRDFSVSCQEALPTEKNIIYKGNAQNKELNDLYKEQHGILARHDAMLQATRSYPKTDKSFPVFLQEYDVQKRSYKSFQASLGKDPDYAKELIRIINTTQGIGTEIFDNEAQKAANIAGYIATQMDPEVLYTSGYWANVISAWVSIHTQVLQDPYRFVEDFSRITQKLDNNKQYTDFVERTTYYLTQQGKDQYIGAIAPWVLSSGKMTNFDGPLAVYKKGAIGTKAPDLIFTHHIGKSEDHNHDVQTISSADMATKGYSKTLLVFYESGCGPCENLLGQLPGNYEYLKKITSVLYLFLRIQMKKFLKVKLIYFHGNKMHSVTLKE
- a CDS encoding thioredoxin family protein, translating into MKGPNFVNYGVVGTPTMVLLDASGNILLKSASLQEILEYK
- a CDS encoding IS5 family transposase, giving the protein MKYPTDLTENQWQYIKKTMNLKERKRKYPLLLIWNSLMYLIKTGCQWRMLPKDFPKWQLVYYYYIRWTELGYFDLILEKLRMKVRIKKGQRAEASLGIMDSQSVRWGNNRGLHGVDGNKKIKGIKRHVLVDKNGFLIAVMVCVANIHDSKAGLLLLRLLREELMNFKCILADAGYRGDFLDKAHSLYSYLVKVVSRDKEKQAKKEFKPVSKRWVIERTFAWFDNDRRLCRNYELLHESSENMTKLSAIKLLLNKI
- a CDS encoding transposase gives rise to the protein MKNRRKNYSLEFKLKTLELLEERGCSMTSLGRELGVNPDNIKRWSKEFKSGKLTGASTIKEKSKEELEIIRLNKELADIKLEHEILKKAVSIFSRSGR
- a CDS encoding IS3 family transposase, whose amino-acid sequence is MESHTTIFPVEKMCKVLRVSRSSYYKWLAGIPSKRTLYNQMLSDEIKKIYALYKGRYGSPRIAKELESLGIKASQQRVARLMKKHSLRSILKRKFKVTTDSSHKYPVVENHLNRNFSVDKPNSAWVSDITYIRTKQGWLYLTTVIDLFDRKVIGWSLSSTMYAKDTSMAAFKMALSNRPLMKTDSLIFHSDRGVQYACKDFVSMVGKNKQIIRSMSRKGNCWDNAVAESFFKTLKMELI
- a CDS encoding recombinase family protein, whose protein sequence is MYAYLRASTKEQDPLRAKDSLLEFAKSLKVKISAWFIENESGVKLQRPELFRLLETAEPGDAILIEQIDRITRLSEGDWHKLKSIILDNRIKIISLDLPTSHSFANIDDEFQRWVLSAVNAMMLDILAATARKDYTDRRRRQADGVVKAKDEGKYKGRPENVELHKKIQSLLDVGKSYSEIQFLLGCSRHTISKVKNRKI
- a CDS encoding DUF4158 domain-containing protein codes for the protein MKQIWNEEELAQYWSLIYEELELLKTKPQKHHLIFCMQLKYYKNYGAFPENGKDISEIPLQYISEQLDISDNIFSYEWESRTARRHRQEILTFLKIRKLRV